A genomic region of Prochlorococcus marinus XMU1405 contains the following coding sequences:
- the uvrA gene encoding excinuclease ABC subunit UvrA — protein MVNKVDSGFGEDNSINIRGARQHNLKNIDLSLPRNKFIVFTGVSGSGKSSLAFDTIFAEGQRRYVESLSAYARQFLGQVDKPDVDNIEGLSPAISIDQKSTSHNPRSTVGTVTEIQDYLRLLFGRAGEPHCHHCGIPIAPQTIDEMVDQILLLPEGTRYQLLAPVVRGKKGTHIKLISGLAAEGFARVRINGEVRELADSIELDKNQIHNIEVVVDRLIAREGIQERLNDSLQTCLKRGDGLAIVEVVPKKGENLPSNLEREKLYSENYACPVHGSIVEELSPRLFSFNSPYGACPDCHGIGYLKKFTADRVIPDKTLPVYAAIAPWSEKDNTYYFSLLYSVGQAYGFELKTPWKDLSDLQKQVLLLGSDKPILIQADSRFKTSSGFERPFEGILPILERQLNEANGESVKQKLEKYLELVPCKTCSGKRLRPEALAVKLGPYNITDLTSISVSETLNHVERIMGLGKTKKENISLSEKQKQIGELVLKEIRLRLKFLINVGLDYLTLDRPAMTLSGGEAQRIRLATQIGAGLTGVLYVLDEPSIGLHQRDNDRLLETLKSLRDLGNTLVVVEHDEDTMKSADYLVDIGPGAGVYGGEIIAKGSYHDVLNSEKSLTGAYLSGRKSIPTPKERRSSVKKSLILNNCSKNNLKNISVEFPLGRLVSVTGVSGSGKSTLINELLHPALCHSLGLKVPFPQGVKELKGIKAIDKVIVIDQSPIGRTPRSNPATYTGAFDPIRQIFTATVEAKARGYQAGQFSFNVKGGRCEACKGQGVNVIEMNFLPDVYVQCEVCKGARFNRETLQVKYKGFNISDVLEMTVEQAAETFSAIPQAADRLSTLVDVGLGYVKLGQPAPTLSGGEAQRVKLATELSKRATGKTLYLIDEPTTGLSFYDVHKLMDVIQRLVDKGNSVIVIEHNLDVIRCSDWIIDLGPDGGDKGGEIIAEGIPEDVAKNPTSHTAKYLKKVLK, from the coding sequence ATGGTTAATAAAGTTGATAGTGGTTTTGGAGAAGATAACTCAATAAATATTAGGGGAGCTCGTCAGCATAATTTAAAAAATATTGACCTTTCTCTACCTAGGAATAAATTTATAGTTTTTACAGGTGTGAGTGGAAGTGGTAAAAGTTCTCTGGCTTTTGATACTATTTTTGCCGAAGGTCAAAGAAGATATGTTGAGAGTCTTTCTGCATACGCAAGGCAATTTTTGGGTCAAGTAGATAAACCAGATGTTGACAATATTGAAGGTTTATCACCTGCTATCTCAATTGATCAAAAATCCACAAGTCATAATCCTCGATCAACAGTTGGAACAGTAACAGAAATACAAGATTATTTAAGATTATTGTTTGGTCGTGCTGGTGAGCCGCATTGTCACCACTGTGGGATTCCAATTGCGCCTCAAACAATTGATGAAATGGTTGATCAAATTCTTCTTTTACCAGAAGGAACAAGATACCAATTGTTGGCTCCTGTTGTGAGAGGTAAGAAAGGAACACATATAAAATTAATAAGCGGATTAGCTGCTGAAGGATTTGCTAGGGTAAGAATCAATGGAGAGGTAAGAGAACTTGCTGATAGTATTGAATTAGATAAAAATCAAATTCATAATATTGAGGTAGTAGTTGATAGATTAATTGCAAGAGAAGGAATACAAGAAAGATTAAATGATTCACTACAAACTTGTCTCAAAAGAGGCGATGGCTTAGCAATAGTAGAAGTTGTTCCAAAAAAAGGAGAAAATTTACCTTCTAATTTAGAGAGAGAAAAACTTTACTCAGAAAATTATGCATGTCCTGTACATGGCTCTATTGTTGAAGAACTTTCTCCTAGATTATTTTCTTTTAATAGCCCATATGGTGCCTGTCCAGATTGTCATGGGATTGGTTATTTAAAAAAATTTACTGCAGATAGAGTTATACCTGATAAAACATTGCCTGTTTATGCTGCAATAGCTCCTTGGAGTGAGAAAGATAATACTTATTACTTCTCTTTACTTTATTCTGTAGGACAAGCTTATGGTTTTGAATTAAAAACTCCTTGGAAAGATTTAAGTGATTTGCAAAAACAAGTCCTACTTTTGGGATCGGATAAACCAATATTAATTCAAGCTGATAGTCGTTTTAAAACTTCTAGTGGTTTTGAAAGACCTTTTGAAGGGATTTTACCAATATTAGAAAGGCAATTGAATGAAGCCAATGGAGAATCAGTTAAACAAAAATTAGAAAAGTATCTAGAATTAGTTCCCTGTAAGACATGTTCTGGAAAAAGATTAAGACCTGAGGCTTTGGCCGTTAAACTTGGTCCATATAACATTACTGACTTAACTTCTATAAGCGTTTCTGAAACCCTAAATCACGTAGAGCGAATCATGGGTTTAGGTAAGACAAAGAAAGAAAATATATCTTTATCAGAAAAACAAAAGCAGATAGGTGAATTGGTTTTAAAAGAGATTCGTTTACGTTTGAAGTTTTTAATTAATGTAGGTTTAGATTATTTGACTTTAGATAGACCAGCTATGACTCTGTCTGGTGGAGAGGCTCAGCGTATTAGATTGGCTACACAAATAGGTGCAGGTCTTACTGGGGTTTTATATGTATTAGATGAACCAAGTATTGGTTTGCATCAGAGAGATAATGACAGATTATTAGAAACATTAAAAAGCTTAAGAGACTTGGGAAATACTTTGGTTGTCGTTGAACATGATGAAGATACTATGAAATCCGCAGATTATTTAGTAGATATTGGTCCAGGGGCAGGTGTTTATGGTGGGGAAATTATTGCTAAGGGATCTTATCACGATGTCTTAAATTCTGAAAAGTCGTTAACTGGAGCTTATCTCAGTGGTAGGAAATCGATTCCTACTCCCAAAGAACGTAGATCATCTGTAAAAAAAAGTTTAATTTTAAATAATTGCTCTAAAAATAATTTAAAAAATATTTCTGTTGAATTTCCTTTAGGCAGATTAGTTTCTGTAACTGGCGTGAGTGGAAGTGGGAAGAGCACTTTGATAAATGAATTACTTCATCCTGCATTATGTCATTCTCTAGGATTAAAAGTCCCTTTTCCTCAAGGTGTTAAAGAGTTAAAGGGTATAAAGGCAATTGATAAAGTTATCGTTATTGATCAATCTCCAATAGGAAGAACTCCAAGATCAAATCCTGCTACATATACGGGTGCTTTTGATCCTATAAGGCAGATATTTACTGCCACAGTAGAAGCAAAAGCAAGAGGTTATCAGGCTGGTCAATTTAGTTTTAATGTGAAAGGAGGAAGATGCGAAGCTTGTAAAGGTCAGGGAGTCAATGTAATTGAAATGAATTTTTTACCTGATGTGTATGTTCAATGTGAAGTATGTAAAGGAGCTCGTTTTAATAGGGAAACTCTTCAGGTGAAATATAAAGGTTTCAATATATCTGATGTTTTAGAGATGACTGTTGAACAAGCAGCAGAAACTTTTTCTGCTATACCTCAAGCTGCTGATAGATTATCTACATTGGTTGATGTTGGCTTAGGATATGTCAAATTAGGCCAGCCAGCTCCTACATTATCTGGTGGTGAGGCTCAAAGAGTTAAGTTAGCCACGGAATTGTCAAAAAGGGCTACTGGAAAAACTTTATATTTGATAGATGAACCAACTACAGGGTTAAGTTTTTATGATGTTCATAAATTAATGGATGTGATTCAACGTTTGGTAGATAAAGGTAATTCAGTAATTGTTATTGAACATAATTTAGATGTTATTAGATGTTCAGATTGGATTATCGATTTAGGACCTGATGGAGGGGATAAAGGAGGAGAAATCATTGCAGAAGGTATTCCTGAGGATGTAGCTAAAAATCCTACAAGTCATACAGCAAAATATCTTAAAAAGGTTCTGAAATAA
- a CDS encoding DUF3134 family protein, producing MDSNKLKIRLDDISEVNPALTCYHRDDPAPVLPLRDEPDLLSWLENSGRLVTEKEGDSQEISTIEEEELSALMGEKEDYKTEEEPSEDDWED from the coding sequence ATGGATTCAAATAAACTAAAAATTAGATTAGACGATATTTCTGAGGTCAACCCTGCTTTAACTTGCTACCACAGAGATGATCCAGCTCCTGTATTGCCATTAAGAGATGAACCTGATCTTCTATCTTGGCTTGAAAATTCAGGAAGACTTGTTACTGAAAAAGAAGGAGATTCACAAGAAATTAGTACAATAGAAGAAGAAGAACTTTCAGCACTTATGGGCGAAAAAGAAGATTATAAAACTGAAGAAGAACCTTCAGAAGATGATTGGGAAGATTAA
- a CDS encoding alpha/beta hydrolase, with the protein MKINKFSIFKIFFILVISPIFFNIPKAHSAEEIKITYSIFSRTIKINSLKTFAKEGKSTRKLKRILKATGSSDKEIRAVLNKDFEVPITIASRLVYSEIGNVFLTRLSSVIHPTRATDEKTGMLALRASVIQGINIGNGKINLINFFEGYPTKTVVLDVSALSKVMNKVESISELLTFFTNSPLEKIKTN; encoded by the coding sequence ATGAAAATTAACAAATTTTCAATATTTAAAATATTTTTTATTTTAGTAATTTCCCCAATATTTTTTAATATTCCAAAAGCTCATTCTGCTGAAGAAATTAAAATTACTTACAGCATATTTTCTAGAACAATTAAAATAAATTCTTTAAAAACTTTTGCTAAAGAAGGTAAATCCACAAGAAAATTGAAAAGAATTTTAAAAGCAACTGGGTCTTCAGATAAAGAAATTAGAGCAGTTTTAAATAAAGATTTTGAAGTTCCTATTACCATTGCAAGTAGACTAGTATATTCTGAAATAGGAAATGTTTTTTTAACAAGACTTTCATCTGTTATCCACCCAACCAGAGCAACTGATGAAAAAACAGGCATGTTAGCCCTTAGAGCAAGCGTAATTCAAGGAATTAACATAGGAAATGGAAAAATAAATCTAATAAATTTTTTTGAAGGATATCCAACTAAAACTGTAGTTTTAGATGTCAGCGCTTTGAGCAAAGTTATGAATAAAGTAGAATCTATTTCAGAATTATTAACCTTTTTCACCAATTCCCCTCTAGAAAAAATCAAAACAAATTAA
- a CDS encoding ABC1 kinase family protein, with translation MKEDFTDFIEVSGLLNYDPDTISKIYKKNPKRLLKRLWQTLIPIFAYIFSVGWDKLTGRLKNEQQARYRARELTNLLVELGPAFVKAGQALSTRPDIIPGILLEELSELQDQLPGFDGGKAMELIEEDLGHKIDEIFLEIDKEPISAASLGQVHKAKLKNEEIVAIKVQRPGLREQITLDLYIVRNIAYWLKNNIKLIRSDLVALIDELGKRVFEEMDYLNEAANAEKFRDMHKHNKMIAVPKIYKEITSRRVLAMEWIDGTKLTNLEDVKKLGINPDEMIDIGVQCSLEQLLEHGFFHADPHPGNLLALEDGRLCYLDFGMMSEVSRESRSGLIQAVVHLVNKNFDKLSQDFVKLGFLSKEVNLEPIVPAFQDIFINAVEEGVSKMDFKSVTDDMSGVMYKFPFRLPPYYALIIRSLLTLEGIALSVDPNFKILGAAYPYFARRLMEDPDPQLRESLKEMLFDNKKFKWDRLEDLLSNAAKQTNLDLEKLLDEVINLLFSPNGGFLRNEIVEGLTNQIDLLSLKILKSLNNYLPQSIKLNTINENNNLSDLIMYVEPLRNFLEILQKVPGYSINIFLKRVPRLINEPYTKEMGIKIAKKITEKGVVRLVKIAAGANI, from the coding sequence ATGAAAGAAGATTTTACTGATTTCATTGAGGTATCTGGACTCTTAAATTACGATCCAGATACAATTTCTAAAATTTACAAAAAAAATCCTAAAAGACTTTTAAAAAGACTTTGGCAAACACTCATACCTATTTTTGCTTACATCTTCTCTGTGGGATGGGATAAATTAACTGGAAGATTAAAAAATGAACAGCAAGCAAGATATAGAGCACGAGAATTGACAAATTTGTTAGTAGAACTTGGGCCCGCATTTGTTAAGGCAGGCCAAGCTTTATCAACAAGGCCAGATATAATCCCAGGGATTCTTCTAGAAGAATTATCTGAATTACAAGATCAACTCCCTGGGTTTGATGGCGGTAAAGCTATGGAATTAATAGAAGAAGATTTAGGACACAAAATAGATGAGATTTTTTTAGAAATTGACAAAGAGCCAATTTCTGCCGCTTCTTTAGGTCAAGTGCATAAAGCTAAATTAAAAAATGAAGAGATAGTTGCAATAAAAGTACAACGGCCAGGCTTGAGAGAACAAATAACCTTAGATCTTTACATAGTGAGAAATATTGCTTATTGGCTAAAAAACAATATTAAATTAATAAGAAGTGATCTAGTTGCTCTAATTGATGAATTAGGCAAAAGAGTTTTTGAAGAGATGGATTATCTAAATGAAGCTGCAAATGCAGAAAAATTTAGAGATATGCATAAACATAACAAAATGATTGCAGTACCAAAAATTTATAAAGAAATAACTTCAAGAAGAGTTTTAGCAATGGAATGGATAGACGGTACAAAATTAACAAATTTAGAAGACGTAAAAAAATTAGGAATCAATCCTGATGAAATGATTGATATAGGGGTGCAATGCAGTTTAGAACAGCTTTTAGAGCATGGTTTTTTTCATGCAGACCCACATCCAGGTAATTTATTAGCCTTAGAAGATGGAAGATTATGTTATTTAGATTTTGGAATGATGAGCGAGGTTTCCAGAGAATCTAGATCAGGATTAATTCAAGCAGTAGTACATTTAGTAAATAAAAACTTCGATAAATTGTCTCAAGATTTCGTAAAATTGGGATTTTTATCAAAGGAAGTTAATCTAGAACCCATTGTTCCAGCATTTCAAGATATTTTCATTAACGCAGTTGAAGAAGGAGTTTCGAAAATGGATTTTAAAAGCGTTACAGACGATATGTCTGGTGTTATGTATAAATTCCCTTTCAGACTACCCCCATATTATGCACTTATAATTAGGTCATTACTTACACTAGAAGGAATAGCTTTAAGCGTAGATCCAAACTTCAAAATATTAGGCGCTGCTTATCCATATTTTGCAAGAAGATTGATGGAAGACCCTGATCCACAATTAAGAGAAAGCCTTAAAGAAATGCTTTTTGATAATAAAAAATTTAAATGGGACCGTTTAGAAGATCTACTTTCTAACGCTGCAAAGCAAACAAATCTTGATTTAGAAAAACTTTTAGACGAAGTTATAAATCTTCTCTTTTCTCCAAATGGAGGTTTTCTTAGAAATGAGATAGTTGAAGGTTTAACAAATCAGATAGATTTACTTAGTCTAAAAATATTGAAAAGTTTGAATAATTATCTTCCACAATCAATAAAATTAAATACTATTAATGAAAATAATAACTTGAGTGACCTTATAATGTATGTAGAACCATTGAGAAACTTTTTAGAGATTTTACAAAAAGTACCCGGATATTCGATTAACATTTTTCTAAAAAGGGTTCCAAGACTTATAAATGAGCCCTATACAAAAGAAATGGGTATAAAAATTGCAAAAAAAATAACTGAAAAAGGAGTAGTAAGACTTGTAAAGATTGCCGCTGGTGCAAATATCTAA
- a CDS encoding glycosyltransferase encodes MRLKFLHLHLHGLIRSKNLELGRDADTGGQTQYVLELIKSLANTSEVDQVDLVTRLIKDPKVDDEYSQEEEFVEPGVRILRFKFGPNKYLRKELLWPYLDHLTERLISYYKKNKKPNFIHAHYADAGYVGVKLSKSLNVPLVFTGHSLGREKKRKLLDTGLKTNQIEKLYFISKRIDAEEKALNSADIVVTSTKQESVYQYSQYSSFSPHKAKVIPPGVDHNKFHHIHSTSETAEIDNMMKPFLKDSTKPPFLTISRAVRRKNIPSLIEAYGRSEKLKRKTNLILILGCRDSTSKLDPQQKDVFNNIFETIDKYNLYGKVAYPKKHLPSQIPALYRWAASRGGVFVNPALTEPFGLTLLEASSCGLPIISTNDGGPKEICSKCENGLLVDVTDINELKVFLEKGISNTNQWKLWSRNGIEGVNRHFSWNTHVRNYLSILTEEFSSSNSYSSSEIKQSCLKGSSSLIKPH; translated from the coding sequence ATGAGGTTGAAATTTTTACATTTACATTTACATGGTCTTATACGTTCTAAAAATCTTGAGCTAGGCAGGGATGCAGATACAGGAGGGCAAACACAATACGTTTTAGAGTTAATTAAAAGCTTGGCTAATACTTCAGAAGTTGATCAAGTGGATTTAGTTACTCGTTTAATAAAAGACCCTAAAGTAGATGATGAATATTCTCAAGAAGAAGAATTTGTTGAACCTGGAGTTAGAATTTTAAGATTCAAATTTGGACCTAATAAATATTTAAGAAAGGAATTGCTTTGGCCTTATTTAGATCATTTAACTGAGAGATTAATTTCTTACTATAAAAAAAACAAAAAGCCTAATTTTATTCATGCTCATTATGCAGATGCTGGATATGTAGGCGTTAAACTAAGTAAATCCTTAAACGTTCCTCTTGTTTTTACAGGTCATTCTTTAGGAAGAGAAAAAAAAAGGAAATTGCTTGATACTGGTTTAAAAACTAACCAAATAGAAAAACTTTATTTTATAAGCAAAAGAATTGACGCAGAAGAAAAAGCATTGAACTCTGCAGATATTGTTGTTACAAGCACTAAACAAGAGTCAGTGTATCAATATTCACAATATTCTTCTTTTTCACCTCACAAAGCTAAAGTTATTCCTCCTGGTGTTGATCATAATAAATTTCACCATATTCACTCCACAAGCGAGACAGCCGAAATTGATAACATGATGAAACCTTTTCTAAAGGATTCTACAAAACCTCCATTTTTGACTATTTCTAGAGCTGTAAGAAGAAAAAATATTCCATCTTTGATTGAGGCATATGGAAGATCTGAAAAATTAAAAAGAAAAACTAATTTAATTTTGATTTTGGGTTGTAGAGATAGTACTTCAAAACTTGACCCTCAACAAAAAGATGTTTTCAATAATATTTTTGAAACAATTGATAAATATAATTTGTATGGAAAGGTAGCATATCCAAAGAAACATCTCCCAAGTCAGATACCTGCTTTGTATAGGTGGGCTGCTAGTAGAGGTGGTGTATTCGTAAATCCAGCTTTAACAGAGCCGTTTGGTTTAACGCTTCTTGAAGCTTCTTCATGTGGATTACCAATCATATCAACAAATGACGGAGGGCCAAAAGAAATTTGTTCAAAATGTGAGAATGGACTTCTAGTAGATGTTACTGATATTAATGAGTTGAAAGTTTTTCTTGAAAAAGGAATTTCTAATACTAATCAGTGGAAATTATGGAGTAGAAATGGAATTGAGGGTGTTAACAGGCACTTTAGTTGGAACACTCATGTACGAAATTATTTATCAATACTCACAGAAGAATTTTCAAGTTCAAATAGTTATTCTTCCTCTGAAATTAAACAAAGTTGTTTAAAAGGAAGTTCTTCACTTATAAAACCCCATTGA
- the mraY gene encoding phospho-N-acetylmuramoyl-pentapeptide-transferase, producing the protein MIGKIKTFNFKSLLILNTFALVVTSYIFNNFIFIGVFTSFFFISLCATKNGLEIIRKLNLLQNIRSEGPANHFKKSDTPTMGGIFMIIPFLILLLIITINLGSLKLFLLLLTIFGFFITGFLDDYLSIKKKENKGLKTKEKFALQSIISIIFIFLAYKKNLIDPFITVSDSWGINVNIFILPISFLVLVGISNSVNLTDGLDGLAAGCSGVVFFGLGTEILMKGQQELFVFSILCYSMSGICLGFLKYNNYPAKIFMGDTGSLSIGAILGSIALLTNSVFTLLIFSGIFIIESLSVIIQVGFFKITKKLFHRGKRIFLMAPLHHHFELKGVKEQKIVENFWKINILLVILGIVLKIIL; encoded by the coding sequence ATGATTGGGAAGATTAAAACTTTTAACTTTAAATCGTTATTAATATTAAATACTTTTGCTTTAGTTGTAACTTCATATATTTTTAATAATTTTATTTTTATAGGAGTCTTTACTTCATTTTTTTTTATTTCTTTATGTGCAACAAAAAATGGTCTAGAAATAATCAGAAAATTAAATTTACTTCAAAATATTAGAAGTGAAGGTCCAGCTAATCACTTTAAAAAAAGTGATACTCCAACAATGGGTGGGATTTTTATGATAATACCTTTTTTAATTTTGCTTTTGATAATAACCATCAATTTAGGTTCTCTAAAATTATTTCTTTTATTACTTACTATTTTTGGTTTCTTTATTACAGGATTTTTAGATGATTATTTAAGCATTAAAAAAAAGGAGAACAAAGGTTTAAAAACAAAAGAAAAATTTGCTCTTCAAAGTATTATTTCAATAATTTTTATATTTTTAGCCTATAAAAAAAATTTAATAGATCCATTCATTACAGTATCTGACTCTTGGGGAATAAACGTAAATATTTTTATATTGCCAATTTCTTTTTTAGTACTTGTTGGCATAAGTAATTCGGTTAATTTAACTGATGGGCTAGATGGATTAGCAGCTGGTTGCAGTGGGGTTGTCTTTTTTGGATTAGGAACAGAAATATTGATGAAAGGACAGCAAGAGCTTTTTGTTTTTAGTATTTTATGTTATTCAATGTCGGGCATATGCTTAGGATTTCTCAAATACAATAATTATCCTGCAAAAATATTTATGGGTGACACAGGATCTTTATCTATTGGTGCAATTCTTGGTTCTATAGCGTTATTAACTAATAGCGTTTTTACCTTATTGATATTCTCAGGAATATTTATTATTGAATCATTATCAGTAATAATTCAAGTAGGTTTTTTTAAAATTACAAAAAAGTTATTTCATAGAGGTAAACGCATATTTTTAATGGCTCCTTTGCACCACCATTTTGAACTTAAAGGAGTTAAGGAACAAAAAATAGTTGAAAATTTTTGGAAAATCAACATTTTACTTGTAATTTTAGGTATAGTTTTAAAAATCATTCTCTAG
- a CDS encoding AAA family ATPase yields the protein MLVQLKIENIALIEIIEINFEKGLNIITGDSGSGKSLILDSLNALFGGTNIPLKHLIRLGKDFCVIEAIFTSSFQINNWLISNGFETTSSEIQIKRKSYKKNNKILSKYSVNDLPITRQSLEKLGGFLVDFAGQSSTFIFDSLDNRRLIIDDLCSKKFRDTSERIKSIWGETKVLKGLMDEKIEFSRNQEEKNLAIKHMLKSLEEADLSSSEEILELELLENKLVNNLQINNSIKSSLENLNNFSHDEPSVTSFINQSLKILNKTADFDLKIQKFREKLLNIHADVEDLIFDLKSYLQEIENYESKLPDIQKRLFFLKNLERTFSLDLTQLIEKRDQLKTYFQQNDQGNEICSIKAQIENLQSNLNSLFVIQSTERKKTAKQLQNSVMSILRNLGLENANFSIQFTERKPSGDGIDDINFLFSANPDQKLAPLSNVISGGEMSRFLLAIKSSISKQPNTFFLDEIDSGLSGKSLFSLVELIKEISKNQQVLCITHQPFLAARGSAHFKVNKKVINGITYTSIAKLTTKNQRKNELIELIGGGSREVNEYASRLLDRLAA from the coding sequence ATGTTAGTTCAATTAAAAATAGAAAATATTGCATTAATAGAAATTATAGAAATTAATTTCGAAAAAGGTTTAAATATCATAACTGGGGATTCAGGTTCAGGAAAATCATTAATTTTGGATTCCCTAAATGCTTTATTTGGTGGAACTAATATACCTCTAAAACATTTAATACGTCTAGGAAAAGATTTTTGCGTTATTGAGGCGATATTTACTTCTTCTTTTCAAATTAATAATTGGTTAATTAGCAATGGTTTTGAAACAACTTCTTCAGAAATACAAATTAAAAGAAAATCTTATAAAAAAAATAATAAAATATTATCCAAATATAGCGTTAATGATTTACCAATTACTAGACAATCATTAGAAAAACTTGGAGGATTTTTAGTAGATTTTGCAGGTCAATCTAGCACTTTTATCTTTGATTCTTTAGATAATAGAAGACTAATTATTGATGACTTATGTTCTAAAAAATTTAGAGATACTAGCGAAAGGATTAAGAGTATATGGGGAGAAACTAAAGTTTTAAAAGGCTTAATGGATGAAAAAATAGAATTTTCTAGGAATCAAGAAGAAAAAAACTTGGCAATTAAACACATGTTGAAGAGTTTAGAAGAAGCTGATTTAAGTTCAAGTGAAGAAATTTTAGAACTAGAGTTATTAGAAAATAAACTTGTAAATAATCTTCAAATTAATAATTCAATTAAATCATCATTAGAAAATTTAAATAATTTTAGTCATGATGAACCGTCAGTAACTTCTTTTATAAATCAATCACTAAAGATTTTGAATAAAACAGCAGATTTCGATTTAAAGATTCAAAAATTTAGAGAGAAGTTATTAAATATTCATGCTGATGTTGAAGATTTAATTTTTGATTTAAAATCATATTTGCAAGAAATAGAAAATTATGAGTCTAAACTTCCAGATATACAAAAAAGATTATTCTTTTTAAAAAACTTAGAGAGAACTTTTTCATTGGATCTAACTCAATTAATTGAAAAGCGCGATCAATTAAAGACGTATTTTCAACAAAATGATCAAGGTAATGAGATTTGCAGTATTAAAGCTCAAATTGAGAATTTACAAAGTAATCTAAATTCTTTATTTGTTATTCAATCTACTGAAAGAAAAAAAACAGCTAAACAATTACAAAATTCAGTAATGTCAATTTTAAGAAATCTAGGTTTAGAAAATGCAAATTTTTCAATTCAATTTACTGAACGCAAACCTTCTGGTGATGGAATTGACGATATAAATTTTTTGTTTTCGGCTAATCCTGATCAGAAGCTTGCTCCATTATCAAATGTTATTTCTGGTGGAGAAATGTCAAGATTTTTATTAGCTATTAAATCTAGTATTTCTAAACAACCCAATACTTTCTTTTTAGATGAAATTGATAGTGGTTTAAGTGGTAAATCTCTATTTTCTTTGGTTGAGCTTATAAAAGAAATTTCTAAAAATCAACAAGTCTTATGTATTACACATCAGCCATTCCTAGCTGCTAGGGGATCAGCTCATTTCAAAGTAAATAAAAAAGTAATTAATGGAATAACTTATACTTCAATAGCAAAACTAACTACAAAAAATCAAAGAAAAAATGAACTAATAGAACTTATAGGTGGAGGTTCACGCGAAGTAAATGAATATGCTTCTAGACTTCTTGATCGCTTAGCTGCGTAA